A section of the Streptomyces sp. SCL15-4 genome encodes:
- a CDS encoding threonine/serine ThrE exporter family protein: MTEAEDRKPRSDEARYDPEITSEFAIPQGLDVPKGAGEGETTSEFAMPEGLPAPPQPPAAEPEGSAFSPPRTYSAKDAPAAFTPPAGVPLVSLIKDAPWQDRMRTMLRMPVTERPAPEPVQREEEGGPAVPRVLDLTLRIGELLLAGGEGAEDVEAAMFAVCRSYGLDRCEPNVTFTLLSISHQPSLVEDPVTASRTVRRRGTDYTRLAAVFRLVDDLTDQETEVSLEEAYRRLAEIRRNRHPYPGWALTLAGGLLAGAASVLVGGADPIVFLAAAVGAMLGDRLAWLCAGRGLPEFYQFTVAAMPPAAIGVALTLAHVDVKGSAVITGGLFALLPGRALVAGVQDGLTGFYITASARLLEVMYFFVGIVTGVLTVLYFGVQIGGRLNPEAKPGSYQEPLVQIAASMLLSLTFAVLLQQERSTVLWVTLNGGVAWSVYGALRYAGDISPVASTAVAAGLVGLFGQLLARYRFASALPYTTAAIGPLLPGSATYFGLLSMAQNDMDEGLVSLAKAASLAMAIAIGVNLGSEIFRLFLRIGSAGKRRAAKRTRGF; the protein is encoded by the coding sequence GTGACGGAGGCGGAGGACCGCAAGCCCCGGTCCGACGAGGCGCGGTACGACCCGGAGATCACCTCCGAGTTCGCCATTCCCCAGGGTCTCGATGTCCCGAAGGGCGCCGGCGAGGGCGAGACGACCTCCGAGTTCGCCATGCCGGAAGGGCTGCCGGCACCGCCGCAGCCGCCCGCCGCCGAGCCGGAGGGCTCCGCGTTCAGCCCGCCGAGGACCTACAGCGCGAAGGACGCGCCGGCCGCCTTCACCCCGCCGGCCGGGGTGCCGCTGGTCAGTCTGATCAAGGACGCGCCCTGGCAGGACCGGATGCGCACGATGCTGCGGATGCCGGTGACCGAGCGGCCGGCCCCGGAGCCGGTGCAGCGCGAGGAGGAGGGCGGCCCGGCCGTCCCGCGCGTGCTGGACCTGACCCTGCGCATCGGCGAGCTGCTGCTGGCCGGCGGCGAGGGCGCGGAGGACGTGGAGGCCGCGATGTTCGCGGTGTGCCGCTCCTACGGCCTGGACCGGTGCGAGCCGAACGTCACCTTCACCCTGCTGTCGATCTCGCACCAGCCGTCCCTGGTGGAGGACCCGGTGACGGCGTCGCGGACGGTACGCCGGCGGGGCACCGACTACACCCGGCTGGCGGCCGTCTTCCGCCTGGTGGACGACCTCACCGACCAGGAGACCGAGGTCTCCCTGGAGGAGGCCTACCGGCGCCTGGCGGAGATCCGCCGCAACCGCCACCCCTACCCCGGCTGGGCGCTGACCCTGGCCGGCGGCCTGCTGGCCGGCGCGGCGTCCGTGCTGGTCGGCGGCGCCGATCCGATCGTGTTCCTGGCGGCGGCCGTCGGCGCGATGCTCGGCGACCGGCTGGCCTGGCTGTGCGCGGGGCGCGGACTGCCGGAGTTCTACCAGTTCACGGTGGCCGCGATGCCGCCGGCGGCGATCGGGGTGGCGCTGACCCTGGCCCACGTGGACGTGAAGGGCTCGGCGGTGATCACCGGTGGGCTGTTCGCGCTGCTGCCCGGGCGGGCGCTGGTGGCGGGGGTGCAGGACGGGCTGACGGGCTTCTACATCACCGCCTCCGCGCGCCTGCTGGAGGTCATGTACTTCTTCGTCGGCATCGTCACCGGGGTGCTGACGGTCCTGTACTTCGGAGTGCAGATCGGCGGCAGGCTGAACCCGGAGGCGAAACCGGGCAGCTACCAGGAGCCGCTGGTCCAGATCGCGGCCTCGATGCTGCTGTCGCTGACCTTCGCCGTCCTGCTCCAGCAGGAACGTTCCACCGTGCTGTGGGTGACCCTCAACGGAGGCGTCGCCTGGTCGGTGTACGGCGCGCTGCGCTACGCCGGCGACATCTCGCCGGTGGCCTCCACGGCGGTGGCGGCGGGCCTGGTGGGACTGTTCGGGCAGCTGCTGGCCCGGTACCGGTTCGCCTCCGCGCTGCCCTACACGACGGCGGCGATCGGGCCGCTGCTGCCCGGTTCCGCGACCTACTTCGGACTGCTGTCCATGGCCCAGAACGACATGGACGAGGGGCTGGTGTCGCTGGCCAAGGCCGCGTCGCTGGCCATGGCCATCGCCATCGGCGTCAACCTGGGGTCGGAGATCTTCCGGCTGTTCCTGCGGATCGGCTCGGCCGGCAAGCGCCGGGCGGCGAAGCGGACGAGGGGCTTCTGA
- a CDS encoding MerR family transcriptional regulator — translation MSQPVDREPSVGRVYTVGRVAGFAGITVRTLHHYDEIGLLVPGERTHAGHRRYTDADLDRLQQILFYRQLGFPLDEVAALLDDPDADPRAHLRRQHDLLTARIEKLREMAAAVEHAMEARRMGINLTPEEKFEVFGDFDPDEHAEEVERRWGDTEAYRQSQRRTASYTKEDWKRINGELDAIHDRMAALLAEGVPADSRAAADVAEEHRRFITGAYYDCGHELHACLGEMYVTDERFTATYEAIRPGLARYMRDAIAANTARHTAS, via the coding sequence GTGAGTCAGCCCGTGGACCGGGAGCCCTCCGTGGGACGGGTCTACACCGTGGGACGGGTCGCCGGGTTCGCCGGGATCACGGTGCGCACCCTGCACCACTACGACGAGATCGGCCTGCTCGTGCCCGGCGAGCGCACGCACGCCGGGCACCGGCGCTACACCGACGCCGATCTCGACCGGCTCCAGCAGATCCTGTTCTACCGGCAGCTCGGCTTCCCGCTCGACGAGGTCGCGGCCCTGCTCGACGACCCGGACGCGGACCCGCGCGCGCACCTGCGCCGGCAGCACGACCTGCTGACCGCCCGGATCGAGAAGCTGCGCGAGATGGCCGCGGCCGTGGAGCACGCCATGGAGGCACGCAGGATGGGCATCAACCTGACACCGGAGGAGAAGTTCGAGGTCTTCGGCGACTTCGACCCGGACGAGCACGCGGAGGAGGTGGAGCGGCGCTGGGGCGACACGGAGGCCTACCGGCAGTCGCAGCGCCGGACCGCCTCCTACACCAAGGAGGACTGGAAGCGGATCAACGGCGAGCTGGACGCGATCCACGACCGCATGGCCGCCCTGCTCGCCGAGGGCGTCCCCGCGGACTCGCGGGCCGCCGCGGACGTCGCCGAGGAGCACCGCCGGTTCATCACGGGCGCGTACTACGACTGCGGGCACGAGCTGCACGCGTGCCTCGGCGAGATGTACGTCACCGACGAGCGGTTCACCGCCACGTACGAGGCCATCCGTCCCGGTCTGGCCCGGTACATGCGGGACGCGATCGCCGCGAACACGGCCCGGCACACCGCGTCCTGA
- a CDS encoding DedA family protein has protein sequence MMTLALGPSWLDPNYLLDTYSIWGLLLIVFAESGLLIGFFLPGDSLLFTCGLLITSGDLDFPLWAAIGLICLAAVLGDQAGYMFGKKVGPSLFNRPDSRLFKQENVTKAHEFFEKYGPKSLVLARFVPIVRTFTPIIAGVSGMRYRSFLLFNVIGGVLWGAGVTLLGSWLGNIAFVKTNIEAILILIVLVSVIPIAIEFLRARSKEKKAAARAEPRPQPVPQQQPAHQQPQQYPVMDDATTRLRRVEPEQPSYDQQPSYDQQQYGQQPQYGRQAPYQQPQQQDWNQQQGYDPYHDGQQQYQQPYDPQQYPQQDWDRRQGYDQQQYDENGYPYDQRRQ, from the coding sequence GTGATGACACTCGCCCTAGGCCCGAGCTGGCTCGATCCGAACTACCTGCTCGACACCTACAGCATCTGGGGTCTGCTGCTCATCGTCTTCGCCGAGTCCGGCCTGCTCATCGGCTTCTTCCTGCCGGGTGACTCGCTGCTGTTCACCTGCGGTCTGCTGATCACCTCGGGCGATCTCGACTTCCCGCTGTGGGCGGCGATCGGCCTGATCTGCCTCGCGGCCGTCCTGGGCGACCAGGCGGGCTACATGTTCGGCAAGAAGGTCGGCCCGTCCCTGTTCAACCGGCCGGACTCCCGTCTGTTCAAGCAGGAGAACGTCACCAAGGCGCACGAGTTCTTCGAGAAGTACGGCCCGAAGTCCCTGGTCCTCGCCCGCTTCGTGCCCATCGTGCGCACGTTCACGCCGATCATCGCGGGCGTCAGCGGCATGCGGTACCGCTCGTTCCTGCTCTTCAACGTCATCGGCGGCGTCCTGTGGGGGGCCGGCGTGACCCTGCTCGGCTCCTGGCTCGGCAACATCGCGTTCGTCAAGACCAACATCGAGGCGATCCTCATCCTGATCGTCCTCGTCTCCGTGATCCCGATCGCGATCGAGTTCCTGCGCGCCCGCTCCAAGGAGAAGAAGGCCGCCGCCCGGGCCGAGCCGCGGCCCCAGCCGGTCCCGCAGCAGCAGCCCGCCCACCAGCAGCCGCAGCAGTACCCGGTCATGGACGACGCCACCACCCGCCTGCGCCGCGTCGAGCCGGAGCAGCCGTCCTACGACCAGCAGCCGTCCTACGACCAGCAGCAGTACGGCCAGCAGCCGCAGTACGGCCGGCAGGCCCCGTACCAGCAGCCGCAGCAGCAGGACTGGAACCAGCAGCAGGGCTACGACCCGTACCACGACGGTCAGCAGCAGTACCAGCAGCCGTACGACCCGCAGCAGTACCCGCAGCAGGACTGGGACCGCCGGCAGGGCTACGACCAGCAGCAGTACGACGAGAACGGCTACCCGTACGACCAGCGCCGCCAGTGA